The following coding sequences are from one Diadema setosum chromosome 9, eeDiaSeto1, whole genome shotgun sequence window:
- the LOC140233444 gene encoding UDP-glucuronosyltransferase 1-2-like: MASIISWSLSGAISAFLVVMFYLHSLVSHGYAADILLSMPYPMHTSHVSSMAAIVTALAANGHNVTLLTGSNRGGKGFKNDTYKQLILYELDEESLETVRRTPKDVIGLVFNENPTMLFDDFKVIQHLLDVFHLGSVGCRALFRDEKALAKLRSSHFDLMIADSFDGGDALVYGYLKDVPLVVVTTSMRYPVFHELMFGMPAPSSYISLDFFSFSDRMSFFERILSFFEHHIIFPLMGAMITRPLEQLKTELGIRPDKSIQSLLAEAQLWLSATDFSLDFPRPSVPNWIPIGGLLNKLSQPLTQEYEDFVSGAGEHGFIIFSLGSMIPRIPIESMVETFARVFSELPQRVIWRCAGPKPRFLGNNTKLVDWLPQNDLLGHPKARLMVYHGGANGVFEAIYHGVPMVIIPLFAEQKSIGVKVKAKGMGEVVNKEDVSYETVRRAIKRVLDDHSYTSQAKLYSGIHRDRMFQPTETAVFWIEHVIKFGGAHLKTRATELGFIQLHNIDVVVFCMVITLVMFYLLVRCCARVCCCACRGGRFKAKRD, encoded by the exons ATGGCGTCCATCATCAGCTGGTCTCTCTCTGGGGCTATCTCGGCATTTCTTGTTGTCATGTTCTACCTCCATAGCTTAGTCTCTCACGGATACGCAGCCGACATATTGTTATCGATGCCCTACCCGATGCACACCAGTCATGTCAGCAGCATGGCAGCCATTGTCACTGCCTTAGCCGCTAACGGCCACAACGTCACGCTCCTGACCGGCTCGAATCGTGGCGGGAAAGGATTTAAAAACGATACCTATAAACAATTGATCCTATACGAGCTTGACGAAGAAAGCCTCGAAACCGTGAGAAGAACACCCAAAGATGTCATTGGTCTTGTGTTCAACGAAAATCCTACGATGTTATTTGATGATTTCAAAGTGATTCAGCATCTTTTAGATGTGTTCCATCTCGGCAGTGTTGGATGTCGAGCTTTGTTCAGGGATGAAAAAGCACTCGCCAAGCTTCGCAGTTCTCATTTCGACCTCATGATCGCGGACAGCTTCGATGGCGGCGATGCACTGGTCTACGGTTACCTCAAGGATGTACCCCTTGTTGTGGTGACGACGTCGATGCGGTACCCCGTCTTCCACGAACTCATGTTTGGCATGCCAGCGCCGTCATCGTACATCTCGCTggatttcttctctttctctgacCGCATGTCGTTCTTTGAGAGAATATTATCCTTTTTTGAGCACCACATTATCTTTCCACTCATGGGAGCAATGATAACTCGACCGCTGGAGCAGTTGAAAACTGAATTGGGCATCCGTCCCGACAAATCCATTCAAAGCCTCCTAGCCGAAGCCCAGTTGTGGCTAAGTGCAACTGATTTCTCCCTTGACTTTCCCCGTCCAAGTGTTCCGAACTGGATACCCATAGGCGGATTACTCAACAAACTTAGCCAACCATTGACACAG GAATATGAGGATTTTGTGAGCGGAGCTGGGGAACATGGCTTCATCATCTTCTCACTG GGAAGCATGATTCCTCGCATCCCCATTGAGTCCATGGTGGAGACGTTCGCCCGAGTCTTCAGCGAGCTGCCACAAAGAGTCATCTGGAGATGCGCTGGACCCAAGCCTCGTTTCCTTGGCAACAACACGAAACTCGTTGATTGGCTGCCACAGAACGATCTTCTCG GACACCCAAAAGCCCGTCTCATGGTCTACCACGGAGGGGCCAATGGCGTGTTTGAAGCGATCTACCACGGCGTTCCCATGGTGATTATACCCTTGTTCGCAGAGCAGAAATCTATCGGAGTGAAAGTCAAGGCCAAGGGGATGGGGGAAGTGGTGAACAAGGAAGACGTCTCGTATGAGACTGTCCGCAGGGCGATCAAGAGAGTCCTTGATGATCACAG TTACACATCTCAAGCCAAGCTGTACTCGGGAATTCATCGCGACAGAATGTTCCAGCCGACAGAAACTGCTGTGTTCTGGATCGAACATGTCATCAAATTCGGCGGGGCTCATCTCAAGACTAGAGCTACGGAACTCGGCTTCATTCAGCTTCACAATATTGACGTCGTTGTATTTTGCATGGTCATAACCCTCGTAATGTTTTATCTGCTTGTTAGATGCTGTGCCAGAGTATGTTGTTGCGCCTGCCGAGGTGGAAGGTTCAAAGCCAAGCGAGATTAG